A genomic segment from Nicotiana sylvestris chromosome 1, ASM39365v2, whole genome shotgun sequence encodes:
- the LOC138890329 gene encoding leucine-rich repeat extensin-like protein 4 yields the protein MGKRATTTSLPANPAFIPQLAQSHEPPATDSSLSFPIYHHYQSTTSQTPPAPPPKPVPYPSPPATPIFVAPPPATLHRSSSEPLFQAHDNQYHPPEPTFKAPKPYSYTPRFDLPVETEKPPKNTEQDEMFKKVKSLE from the coding sequence ATGGGCAAAAGGGCAACCACCACCAGCTTACCCGCCAACCCTGCCTTCATCCCGCAATTGGCTCAGTCTCATGAACCTCCTGCTACCGATTCATCCctgagctttcccatttaccaccactaccagagcaccacctcccaaacaccaccagctccaccacccaaaccagttccatacccttcTCCACCAGCTACTCCtatcttcgtggcacccccacctgctACACTGCATAGATCCTCCAGCGAGCCCTTATTTCAAGCCCATGATAACCAATATCACCCCccagagcccactttcaaagctccaaaaccctattcctacactcctcgttttgacctccccgTGGAAACTGAGAAGCCACCTAAAAATACCGAGCAGGACGAGATGTTCAagaaagttaaaagcctggaatag
- the LOC104221912 gene encoding uncharacterized protein produces the protein MVSERGSHFSFAQQLVRKDHGKSKIYANAYDVKVWRVIKKESYPLPAAAQPLADPKDIDSYTDEQIAVVQVNNKARNLFYNAISGEEYEKISSCDTTKEMWDKIEVTYKGTNKVKETHINMLVPDEVFQMKEGKSIEEMFSRFSKIISDLKYFGKPYSSGDQVRKILRSLPTTWKTKVVTLESHDLNKLSYDELRGELIAFKKTHLKKTNQEEKKKTVAFKATIEIPENDIDDDPKALQEEIAMVSRNMDGLMRKFKNARRETMPLRGFNKNKSFGSWSDENSSEHEEIPNLCFMTIMENDMNKLLGCRTDEDTSDNECKDDNDNCFMARGETSEVRSYNSERCNELQDILDLTLTESQKMMNELKKLNKEVKDWKLKHEVCEIEKEVLQKSLRNCKCNSMACVNPPVIVLSGQTRRLTSQVEKDQPEQSPLVLILMKDPKMDQELCITTVTKVDIDIPFVDFEHHRRIHKGKWYLDSACSSHMTGDKNLFKEVTKIDGGSVKFGDDSKGKIVGSGTIPFNNNCDITEIYLVDGLNYNLLSISQL, from the exons atggtatcagagcgaggatcacatttttcttttgctcaacagcttgtgagaaaagatcatggcaaATCAA AAATATACGCAAATGCTTATGATGTTAAAGTCTGGAGAGTTATCAAAAAGGAGAGCTATCCTCTACCGGCTGCCGCTCAACCACTTGCTGATCCAAAAGATATAGATTCATATACAGATGAGCAAATAGCAGTTGTACAAGTCAACAATAAAGCAAGAAATTTGTTCTACAATGCTATAAGTGGTGAAGAGTATGAGAAAATCTCCAGTTGTGATACAACCAAAGAGATGTGGGATAAAATTGAAGTTACATACAAAGGAACCAACAAAGTAAAGGAAACACATATCAACATGTTGGTTCCTGATGAAGTCTTTCAGATGAAAGAAGGAAAATCTATTGAAGAGATGTTTTCCAGATTCAGTAAAATCATTAGCGATCTAAAATATTTTGGCAAACCATACTCAAGTGGTGATCAAGTTAGGAAGATTCTTAGAAGCCTACCCACTACTTGGAAGACCAAAGTGGTCACACTTGAATCACATGATCTGAATAAGCTATCATATGATGAACTTCGAGGAGAACTCATAGCTTTCAAGAAAACACATCTCAAGAAAACAaaccaagaagaaaagaagaaaacagttGCATTCAAGGCCACAATTGAAATACCAGAAAATGATATCGATGATGATCCTAAAGCTCTTCAAGAAGAAATTGCCATGGTGTCAAGAAACATGGATGGTTTAATGAGAAAATTCAAGAATGCGAGAAGAGAAACGATGCCACTTAG AGGCTTCAACAAGAACAAATCATTTGGAAGCTGGAGTGATGAAAACAGTTCAGAACACGAAGAAATACCAAATCTTTGCTTCATGACAATTATGGAAAATGACATGAACAAACTTTTAGGATGTCGGACAGATGAGGACACCTCAGACAATGAATGCAAAGATGACAATGATAATTGTTTCATGGCACGAGGTGAAACAAGTGAGGTAAGATCTTATAACTCTGAAAGGTGTAATGAATTGCAGGATATTCTTGATCTTACTTTGACAGAGtctcaaaaaatgatgaatgaacTAAAGAAACTCAACAAAGAAGTAAAAGACTGGAAACTCAAGCATGAAGTATGTGAAATCGAAAAAGAAGTACTTCagaagagtttgaggaattgcAAATGCAACTCAATGGCATGCGTAAATCCACCAGTCATAGTTCTGTCAGGTCAAACCAGGCGACTTACAAGTCAAGTGGAGAAGGACCAGCCAGAACAGAGTCCACTAGTACTAATACTAATGAAAGATCCAAAAATGGATCAGGAGTTATGTATTACTACTGTAACAAAAGTGGACATAGATATTCCTTTTGTAGATTTC GAACACCACAGGAGGATTCACAAAGGAAAATGGTACTTAGATAGTGCGTGTTCCAGTCACATGACAGGTGATAAAAACCTATTTAAGGAAGTTACAAAAATAGATGGAGGAAGTGTTAAGTTTGGCGATGattcaaaaggaaaaatagtCGGAAGCGGAACAATCCCTTTCAATAACAACTGTGATATCACTGAGATTTATCTCGTTGATGGACTTAACTACAATCTTCTGAGTATAAGTCAGCTATGA